From a single Bradysia coprophila strain Holo2 unplaced genomic scaffold, BU_Bcop_v1 contig_439, whole genome shotgun sequence genomic region:
- the LOC119082464 gene encoding putative nuclease HARBI1 yields MDAFDMMSQSAVSKSITEISSILTNDLSHKYIQFPKTQSEVDFVKKRFKDDYKLDGVFALIDGTLVRLSALGSSIRNSFISRRHFPAINMLVIIDSDMRILYINARYPGSTHDTFIWHNSKIFGLLESQFNLEDQSQNIYQNSFMFGDLGYPLEPWLMIPVSDFTDNQRNEKRFNKKQRTIRNKIERFNACFKNRWRCCLGEQALRYKHEKAGKIIYACATLHNFLIHHSFDVEHEIPPYTESDVTEEYGVDMLDIDNPYLEEGKAVRNALIAKMFSSSV; encoded by the coding sequence ATGGACGCTTTTGACATGATGTCTCAATCCGCTGTCTCTAAATCAATAACCGAAATCTCAAGTATCCTAACGAATGATTTAAGCCATAAGTATATTCAATTCCCGAAAACACAATCAGAAGTTGATTTTGTTAAAAAGCGCTTCAAGGACGATTATAAACTCGACGGAGTCTTCGCTCTAATTGATGGAACTCTAGTTCGATTATCAGCTTTGGGATCGAGCATCAGAAATTCTTTTATCAGTCGAAGACATTTCCCTGCTATAAATATGCTCGTGATCATCGACAGCGATATGCGTATTCTGTATATTAATGCACGTTATCCTGGTTCCACGCACGATACATTTATATGGCATAATTCAAAGATCTTCGGGTTACTGGAATCGCAATTCAATTTAGAAGACCAAAGCCAAAACATATATCAAAATTCGTTTATGTTCGGGGATTTGGGTTATCCATTAGAACCCTGGCTAATGATTCCAGTAAGTGACTTTACCGATAACCAACGTAATGAGAAAcgtttcaataaaaaacaaagaacGATTCGAAACAAAATCGAACGCTTCAATGCATGCTTCAAGAATCGATGGAGATGCTGCTTGGGTGAGCAAGCGCTCCGATACAAACACGAAAAAGCAGGTAAAATAATCTACGCGTGTGCTacattacacaattttttgataCATCATTCGTTCGATGTCGAACATGAGATTCCTCCATACACTGAATCTGATGTCACAGAAGAATATGGTGTTGACATGCTAGACATTGACAATCCATATCTTGAAGAAGGTAAAGCTGTGAGAAATGCTCTTATTGCTAAGATGTTCTCTTCATCAgtttaa